From Jaculus jaculus isolate mJacJac1 chromosome 19, mJacJac1.mat.Y.cur, whole genome shotgun sequence, a single genomic window includes:
- the LOC123455987 gene encoding late cornified envelope protein 1A-like → MSCQQSQQQCQPPPKCPPKCPPKCQTPKCPPKCPPKCPPASSCCSLGSGGCCGSSSGGCCSSGGGGCCLSHHRPRRSLRRRHQSSGCGGSSGGSSGCCGSSGGSSGCCGGSGGGSSGCCGSSGGGSNCGSGQQSGGCC, encoded by the coding sequence ATGTCCTGCCAGCAGAGCCAGCAGCAGTGCCAGCCCCCTCCCAAGTGCCCCCCAAAGTGCCCTCCCAAGTGCCAAACCCCCAAGTGTCCCCCCAAGTGTCCCCCTAAGTGTCCTCCCGCGTCCTCCTGCTGCAGCCTTGGTTCTGGGGGCTGCTGTGGCTCCAGCTCCGGGGGCTGTTGCAGCTCCGGGGGTGGCGGCTGCTGCCTGAGCCACCACAGGCCCCGCAGGTCTCTTCGACGGAGACACCAGAGCTCGGGCTGCGGGGGCAGCAGCGGGGGCAGCAGTGGGTGCTGTGGCAGCAGCGGGGGCAGCAGCGGGTGCTGTGGCGGCAGCGGTGGTGGCAGCAGCGGGTGCTgtggcagcagtggtggtggcagcAACTGTGGCAGTGGCCAGCAGTCTGGCGGCTGCTGCTGA
- the LOC101600966 gene encoding late cornified envelope protein 1A-like: protein MSCQQSQQQCQPPPKCPPKCPPKCQTPKCPPKCPPKCPPASSCCSLGSGGCCGSSSGGCCSSGGGGCCLSHHRPRRSLRRRHQSSGCGGGSGGSSGCCGGSGGSSGCCGSGGGSSGCCGGSGGGSSCGSGQQSGGCC, encoded by the coding sequence ATGTCCTGCCAGCAGAGCCAGCAGCAGTGCCAGCCCCCTCCCAAGTGCCCCCCCAAGTGCCCTCCCAAGTGCCAAACCCCCAAGTGTCCCCCCAAGTGTCCCCCTAAGTGTCCTCCCGCGTCCTCCTGCTGCAGCCTTGGTTCTGGGGGCTGCTGTGGCTCCAGCTCCGGGGGCTGTTGCAGCTCCGGGGGTGGCGGCTGCTGCCTGAGCCACCACAGGCCCCGCAGGTCTCTTCGACGGAGGCACCAGAGCTCGGGCTGCGGGGGCGGCAGCGGGGGCAGCAGCGGGTGCTGTGGCGGCAGCGGGGGCAGCAGCGGGTGCTGTGGCAGCGGCGGGGGCAGCAGCGGGTGCTGTGGCGGCAGCGGTGGTGGCAGCAGCTGTGGCAGTGGCCAGCAGTCCGGGGGCTGCTGCTGA